A window from Ignavibacteriota bacterium encodes these proteins:
- a CDS encoding energy transducer TonB, which translates to MALPKNPKVDLKLKYRRVFEISIIIALLLLILSFKYFPRFEGDSLAVEAPQELVEVEDVDITKQETAPPPPPKPPIPIEAPSDDELEDIEIEDTEIDINEEVAAPPPPMKEEEEEVPVEFFVAVEDMPEPIGGIQGIQEKIIYPEIAKRAGVQGRVYIKAFVDESGNVQKAEVIKGIGAGCDEAAVDAVMKTKFKPGKQRGKPVRVQVSIPILFKLN; encoded by the coding sequence GTGGCATTACCAAAAAATCCAAAAGTTGATTTAAAATTAAAGTACCGAAGAGTATTTGAAATTAGTATAATCATTGCTCTTTTGCTTTTAATTTTATCGTTTAAGTATTTTCCAAGATTTGAAGGTGATTCTTTAGCAGTTGAAGCACCTCAAGAGTTGGTTGAAGTTGAAGATGTTGATATTACAAAACAAGAAACTGCACCGCCTCCACCACCAAAACCGCCAATTCCGATTGAAGCACCTTCTGATGATGAATTAGAAGATATCGAAATTGAAGATACAGAAATTGATATAAATGAAGAAGTTGCAGCTCCGCCTCCACCTATGAAAGAAGAAGAGGAAGAAGTTCCAGTTGAGTTTTTTGTTGCTGTTGAGGACATGCCGGAACCAATTGGTGGAATTCAAGGAATTCAAGAAAAAATTATTTATCCGGAAATTGCTAAAAGAGCCGGTGTGCAAGGTAGAGTTTATATTAAAGCTTTCGTTGATGAAAGCGGAAATGTTCAGAAAGCTGAAGTTATTAAAGGAATTGGTGCAGGTTGTGATGAAGCCGCTGTCGATGCAGTTATGAAAACAAAATTCAAACCTGGGAAACAAAGAGGTAAACCGGTTAGAGTTCAAGTTTCAATTCCAATTTTATTTAAACTGAACTAA
- a CDS encoding energy transducer TonB, with amino-acid sequence MLKKNPRVDLKLKHQRIFEISLIFSIFFVILAFRFFPEVKSQTKIHKIENEIITVEDVLITTGIKTPPPPQLPIIPIEIPEDEEIIDIEIGNTDLIPTANVSDAKNYREEIEEIDDQPPFVWVEEMPEIIGGLAALQSKIIYPEIAQKAGISGKIYLQGTINKFGNVTDITVLKGIGAGCDEAAIEALKSVQFIPGKQRGKPVKVRITVPIVFSLQ; translated from the coding sequence ATGCTAAAGAAAAATCCCAGAGTAGATTTAAAACTTAAACATCAAAGAATTTTTGAGATTTCGCTAATATTTTCAATCTTTTTTGTTATTCTCGCATTCAGATTTTTCCCGGAAGTAAAATCACAAACCAAAATTCATAAAATTGAAAATGAAATTATTACAGTTGAAGATGTTTTAATAACAACTGGAATTAAAACTCCACCACCTCCACAATTGCCAATAATCCCCATTGAAATTCCGGAAGATGAGGAAATAATTGATATTGAAATTGGAAATACAGATTTAATTCCAACTGCAAATGTTTCTGATGCAAAAAATTACAGAGAAGAAATTGAAGAAATTGATGACCAACCTCCATTTGTTTGGGTTGAAGAAATGCCAGAAATAATTGGCGGTTTAGCTGCTTTACAAAGTAAAATTATTTATCCGGAAATTGCACAAAAAGCTGGAATAAGCGGCAAAATTTATCTACAAGGTACAATAAATAAATTCGGAAATGTTACTGACATAACTGTACTTAAAGGAATTGGAGCGGGTTGTGATGAAGCTGCAATTGAAGCCTTAAAATCAGTGCAATTTATTCCTGGGAAACAAAGAGGAAAACCAGTAAAAGTAAGAATAACAGTTCCAATTGTTTTTTCACTTCAATAA